GGAAGCCCGGCAAAGCGTGTTTGTCTCAGCGAAAACCGGCTTTGGCTTAAGTGCGCTTCGCAAAGCCGTAACCGAGGAGCTGGTGAGGCGGGGCGTTGTGGATGTGCTGCAGCTGCCCCTGGATGCTGCCGGGGAGTTGAGCCAAGCTTTGGCTCGCCGGGACCTGGTGGGCCGCCGCTTTTCCCACGAGGCTGTGGAGCTCTTCCTTCGGCGGAGGTAAAAGGCGCAACAAAGCCCCTGCGGGTCTCCAGGTCCTATGGCTGTGGTACTTTAACGTCATGAGGTTGCACGTGGAACTGGAGCAGGAGATTGACGGGCGGTGGATCGCTGAGGTCGTGGAGCTCCCCGGGGTCATGGCCTACGGGGGAACGCAAGAAGAGGCCCTGGCC
Above is a genomic segment from Thermoanaerobaculum aquaticum containing:
- a CDS encoding type II toxin-antitoxin system HicB family antitoxin, with product MRLHVELEQEIDGRWIAEVVELPGVMAYGGTQEEALAKAQALAFRVIADRLEHGEAPFGFLDVSFEAA